In Montipora capricornis isolate CH-2021 chromosome 4, ASM3666992v2, whole genome shotgun sequence, a single genomic region encodes these proteins:
- the LOC138045993 gene encoding alpha-ketoglutarate-dependent dioxygenase alkB homolog 4-like encodes MSAVGRECGCTGIRKCLLCENNVKLQNTLRNTITEEFSKKQRRYKLCIMCGKTLSYDKKCIHVQELTSSVDAENGTTLHGVDVIRDFVSEFEERSIVREIDETIWKPSQSGRRKQDFGPQVNFKKRKLKLDNFTGLPEFSKTLVERMWTLVPALHDFQPVELCNLEYEPERGSSIDPHFDDFWVWGERLVTLNLLSDSILTFFLSKGDDVEVAVPMPRRSLIIVKGAARYDWKHAIKREHIVSRRIAITLRELAAEFCEGGKRSTVGNELITRAMTFQGKSVHANVKIH; translated from the exons ATGTCGGCTGTTGGAAGAGAATGTGGTTGCACCGGGATTCGAAAGTGTTTACTTTGTGAAAACAACGTCAAATTGCAGAACACTTTGAGAAACACCATAACGGAGGAGTTCTCTAAGAAACAAAGGCGTTATAAACTTTGTATCATGTGCGGAAAGACATTATCTTACGATAAAAAGTGCATTCACGTTCAAGAGTTGACCAGTTCAGTGGATGCGGAAAACGGAACAACTTTGCATGGTGTCGATGTGATTCGAGATTTTGTCAGCGAATTTGAGGAGCGATCCATTGTAAGAGAAATCGACGAAACAATTTGGAAACCTTCGCAATCTGGAAGGCGAAAACAG GACTTTGGACCTCAGGTGAATTTcaagaaaaggaaattgaaaTTGGATAACTTTACAGGACTCCCAGAGTTTAGCAAGACATTGGTGGAACGAATGTGGACACTTGTTCCAGCATTGCATGACTTTCAACCAGTGGAGCTGTGTAACTTAGAGTACGAGCCAGAGAGGGGATCTTCTATTGATCCACACTTTGATGACTTCTGGGTTTGGGGCGAGCGGCTAGTAACTTTGAACCTTTTATCAGACAGCATTCTCACGTTCTTTCTCAGCAAAGGTGATGATGTTGAAGTTGCCGTCCCAATGCCAAGGAGATCACTGATCATTGTTAAAGGTGCTGCTCGCTATGACTGGAAACATGCGATAAAAAGAGAGCATATTGTCTCTAGGAGAATAGCAATAACCTTAAGAGAACTTGCTGCAGAATTTTGTGAGGGTGGTAAACGTTCCACTGTTGGCAACGAGTTGATAACGAGGGCAATGACATTTCAAGGAAAATCTGTTCATGCAAATGTAAaaattcattaa